The segment GGCCCGCAAGGGCTCTTCCCGGTCGTCGTCGCCGTCGTCCTCTGGGCGCAGGCCGGTGTGCTGGCGCGCCGCGCGTTTTCGAGGTGGAGCGCCGTCGGCGTGGTGCTCGTGGTCGCGACCGTCGGGCCGTGGCTCGCGGCGAGGCTCCACGAGGGCAGCGACTTCGCCCGCGCGTACTTCGGGGGCCAGATCGGCCAGGTGCTGCTCGAGCCGAGCACGCTCGGACGGGGCCCCTTCTGGTACTTCTCGAAGCTCGCGCGGACCTACTGGCCGTGGTTGCCGGTCGCGGCCGCCGGCCTCGTGCTCCTCGGGCGCGAGTGGCGGACGTCGCCCGGGGCGCGCCTCTGGCTCGTCTACGGGGCGATCGTGCTGGCCGTGATCTCGGTCGCCGCCGGCAAGAAGAGCCGCTACCTCTTCCAGCTCTATCCGGCGCTTGCGGCCGCCGCCGGGCTCGCGCTCCACCACGCCACGCGGCGCGTGCGAGCGCTGCCGCTCGCGCTCCTCGGCGCCGCCGCGATCGCCGCCGTCGTCGTGGTGGTGCTCGGTGAGCACGTATCGCGCTCGCAGCGTGACCACAGCGCGGCGGGGCTCGCGATCGCGGCGGCCTTGCCGCGCGACCGGCCGGTTTGGCTGACCCACGCGGTGCAGTACGGCGAGCCCCAACTCGGAAAGATCGTGGGGTTCTACGGACCGGCGCTCCTGCGGACGTGCCGCGCGCATTGCGCGGAGGAGGCCGAGCCGGGCGCCGGCATCATCGCCCGCGACCACGAGGCCGAGCGCGTCGCGCGCGAGGTCGGCGCGCGGATCCGCGTCCGGCACGGCATTCTCGTGCTTCTCGAGCGCCCGCCGGCGTAGGATTCCGATTGACACCCAGCAGGGCCCTCCCTAGATAGAGCCGCCTGCGCAAGATGGGGCCGCCTGCGCACCTGGTTCGGATCGGGGAAACGACCGAGGGGGGTGTTCCATGGTGAACGTGCTGCGCGCGAGCGTGGTGATCGCGATGGTCGGGATGGCGGCGGCGGCATCGGCCGATGTGTCGCCCGGCGACACCATCGACAAGTCGAATGTCGCCAAGGTGAAGGACCTGATCTCGCCGGCGGTCGAGTGGTGCGTGAATCAGGGCATGACGATGAAGGTCATCGCCCCGAAGTCGATCGCGTGGCCGAAGGCGTACAAGGAGGCCACCGAGAAGTACGCGAGCCAGGTGAAGCTCGCCGAGAACGGCCTCGCCCTCCAGGGGCACGTCGCCGGCGCGCCCTTTCCGTCCATCGACCCGGCCGATCCGAAGATCGCGCTCAAGGTCGTGTGGAACTACGAGTACCGGCCGTATCCCGGCACCGACGACTTCGTCGAGTACGACTTTCCGGCCGAGACCGGCGCGGTCGGCAACGGCAAGCCGATGGAGGTCGAGCGATATTACTGGATCGGAGAGTCGCGGCGCATGTACTACAACAGCCGCCTCTACGTGGACCCGAAGCCGGAGCTTCCGAATCCG is part of the Deltaproteobacteria bacterium genome and harbors:
- a CDS encoding glycosyltransferase family 39 protein, whose protein sequence is MTGGRESGTSVAAPDESGAGAAGRLAFLARWIARPAVHVGALAVIATALGLGGVARAPLDGDPAMYATIARTVLETGEWTHLTFNGVPYVNKPPLHFWLNALVFAAAGRTTFTAVLLPGLLGVVCTLLVYVLARRTLGGWETAFLAALVYVTTPEVAHWSRGVHLETLVTAWVLLGLLAAHRSVTEPGAVLWLAVAAIGGWFAKGPQGLFPVVVAVVLWAQAGVLARRAFSRWSAVGVVLVVATVGPWLAARLHEGSDFARAYFGGQIGQVLLEPSTLGRGPFWYFSKLARTYWPWLPVAAAGLVLLGREWRTSPGARLWLVYGAIVLAVISVAAGKKSRYLFQLYPALAAAAGLALHHATRRVRALPLALLGAAAIAAVVVVVLGEHVSRSQRDHSAAGLAIAAALPRDRPVWLTHAVQYGEPQLGKIVGFYGPALLRTCRAHCAEEAEPGAGIIARDHEAERVAREVGARIRVRHGILVLLERPPA